GCTGATTGTTTGTCTCCTTCTCCCACTAGTGATCTATGCTTTTTTCAATTTCTTCTGGCTATCTTTCCAGCATTACTCTCTGCTCAAGTGCTGCCACCTCCCCCTGTCATGCCTTTTCATATTGGAATTAACTGGAGCTGATCCCAATCCAAATCTCAGCTCCAGTagattcagatccaaactttACAATTCAGGCCCCATTTATAAAAATAATGGACAAAATGTTGAAGAAAAATGTAAGACAAATTCTCTTTTCACCTGTTTACTCTACAATAGCCAGTTGAACATACAAACCATCCGGTCTATAATTGACATAACTAGACAAAATGGTCATGAGAGTGTGATCCATAAGCTCATCTCTCTCTGTCTTACAGATGGCAATATACCATAGACAAAGCAGTTTCATCTCCAGACAAAGCAGAATGCACAGAAACTTACAAAATTTGATAGTGAAACTTGGATACTAGTTTGATATAATAGCATTTGGTAGCATCAGTTaaagaataaaggaaaaaatatcaACATCAAAATCTGTAGTCTTTGTTGGCTGAGAATTACGGTCGCATGTCATAGGATGTCACAGTTTTTCCATCCCAACCCACCCACTGGTGGCTGAATGTGGAATAGCCACcactgtgccttagtttcccttgTGTTTTTCAGCCTATTCCAGCTGTAAGAGTGGCCTGACCCTCTGTCCAAGACACATTCAAGAGTTTAACCCTTCCAGAGCCACAAGTCCAACAAAAATATATAGACAATTAAATCTTCAGCCCCAGTTGATCTCAGCTGGCCACCCTCTCCCTTGCAGGCAAGGGTCAGCTATAGTGAAATGTCCCCACATTTGTCTACAGGCTCCTGTGCTTCATTTCACTCCACCGCACAGTCTATGGCTGGCATAATTCTCCACTTTCCCAAGGGATCAGGCAGGCCATCATCCCTCAGCagtgtttcattagcaaagagtgatgctgaatgcaggttaagtaTGAAatcctgtgcactgctctgtccatatGGTTGTGTTGCTTCCAGACCAGTTCCTCATATTGCCTGTTTCCCTCAAAAACAGTCCCTCCAGGAAGCCTAGGCCCTCTGACTCCAATTCCACTGATCATGCAACATCTTCCATACCTTACAGACATTTTAAtagaaacattaaaaacaaattattgacACCCAGATCCTCACCCTGTATCCCTTTGGCCAGAGGTTGCTATAACATAGCCAAGTTGGAGTCTTGCCTTTACCACAGGTTCAGCTGACTGCATAGTCTTTGAAATAGTTGGGTCTGCTCAATGGATGACCACACTGGGAGTGACCTCTCTTTGTCTCCCTACCACCTGTTTCCAAATCTAGCAAACTCTTGCTCTGTGGAGTCTTCTTCCTCCTTGTGGGATTGACCTCCAAATGGTTCTCCATCTCTGCGTCCTGTGATGATCTCTGTAGCTCTGTATGCCTTCTCTAGGTGTGGTGTCTGCTGGCTCATAAGTGTCTCCCATTCCTTTGGATCTCTTGTCCCTCTTGCATGACCCTCTTGCATAGTCATCTTGCCACTGCACTCCTCCTTTAGTCCCCTCTTTCTGGTGTCTCTCTAATGGCTAGATCCTCACATGAGCAACGGTCTCCAGCTGACATATGGGTTCTGTTACTGCTGCCAGGTGTGAAGAGAATGTGGACAGATAATTTATCATTCCTATGAAGTGCCGTACCCCTTTCACATCCACTGAAGCTGGCATGTCTCTGACTGCCTTGATCTTGCTGGGATCTGCTTTCAGTTTCTCTATGTGAGCAGATGTCCAACGTGTCACCAAATATTGTTTGAGTTGCAGTTTTTCTGGGCTGAGTTTTACATTCTTGTACCtgccttgttttaaaaatgtttgtagttTTCTGTTATGATCTTGTTCATCTTCTGTATCATTTCTCTTTTCACCTACAATGAGGATATCATCCGCAATTATTTTCACCCCAGGCAGTTCTTCGAGCACTTGGGTGAGTCTTCTCTGGAACACCTCTGCTGTTTTGCTTTGGCCAATTGGCATGCATAGCCCTCTGTAGCAGCCAACTGGTGTTGCAAAGGTTATCAACATGCTGGACTCTTTATCCAGGTTTATGTGCCAAAACCCATTCCTCACATTAGACCttaaagattctggctttggaGAGTTCTGGCAAGATGTCATCAATTGTGGGCAGTGGATAGTGGCATCTTTTCAATGCCTGATTCAGTGGCTTGTGTTCTATGCAACCTAATTTACCTGATGGCTTCTTTACCACAACCATGCTGTTTACCCAAGCTGTACTGGTCTCTAAATGTGTTACGATACCCCTGCTCTGCAGACTTTCGAGTTCCTTGCATACTGGAATTCATAGtgccactggaattttcctttgtgGTAAGCACACAGGTTCCACATGGGccttctgactccagttccactgatcatgatataAGCAGCTCCTGATCTTCCCTCAGGCTCACCTCAGGAACAGACTGTCTGCTTCCTGCCCTTCCAGCCTCTTTGGCCTTCTATCAGGCCCCTCCCCAAAGATAGGGAACTTACTACAGCTTCTCCTctgggcctcctctccccaactgtccttctctctctcctcttttataTCCATCCCCTTTACCTGACTACACCCTTCCCGAATGCAATTAGTGAGGTTACTAGCACCCTCAGGCTCCCTTTCACGGATGGTTTATACCCCATCACTTACTGTCTTCAATGTTTAAGCATCGGCAGCTTTGCAATGGAAAGCTCTATCAGAAAGTGTAAATCAGGATCAACTCTACAGAAGTGAAATGAGTACAACACagtaaaaccagtgtaaatgagatcagaccAACTTTCTTTAGGCATTCCCAGTCTCAttgctttgttattcatttttattttatttaagttaGTGTTTTGCTTGTGAAATGTGCTGCATAGACATCAATGAAAACTAAAACTTTAGCTTATCTGAAAAATATCTAAAGCAGTGGTGTCCAACCTGTGCCCCTTAAGACTCTAAAATTTGTCCCACCGGCGATGACTGTGTTAAGAAGAAAATTTGTGTTTGATTGTGAGTTGAATTATGCCCATCCCTCAAACTGCAGTCTGTGGTTTCTAAACTGAAGTGTTTGAATCAGCCCTGTGACTACACTGAGGAGGTAGGAGGTGCTACCTTTCCAAATGCAGGCCACCACTTCCTCCACAATCCCAGGAGATGTTTTCCTGGGAGCTGTCCCCTCCCTATTGCAGCTCCCTATTACAGCTATATCTGTCATAATGAAGTCCAAAATAGTTACCTCGTGTGGGGTGCTGCACGTTTTGCAAAAGAAAATTATCATCTGTAATTTTTAGAAATTCTAATGTTGTTTTGCCACTGCTCTAATGAGACCTCCACCATGTATCCCAAATTGAAGTCACCTGTGATAAcgcaatttttttctttccacaaaTTACAGACAGCAACTTAAGGAACTACCGGTACTCACCCTGTTCTCTGGTGATGCAGTGGTCAGTAACAAAGACTAGGAAGCACCCTTCTTGGGCTTTGTTAGTTAGTACATTGATTCATATGCATTTGGGATCCTGATGTTCTGATTTATCAATAACTCCAAAGCAGATAACGATGTCGATAATGTAGagtgccagccccagcctctttGAGTCGCTCTATCCTTCCTAAGCAGGTTGTAACCCGTGATTTTAGCATTCCAGTCATGCAGATCATCCCACCAGGCTTCAGTAATGCCAGTTATAACAAATTTCTTCtcatcagtgaaaagaaaaggagtacttgtggcaccttataaattggttagtctctaaggtgccacaagtactccttttctttttgcgaatacagactaacacggctgctactctgaaacttctcatcAGTGAGAATTTTCCAATTTCTCTTGTGTAGGAGGAGAGTGTAGGTTTGAATGCTCCATTGCCTATTTTGCTGCTGAGTTGTGGAAGCCTGAGGAAGAGCAGGATAGGAGTTAAACTGGCTCTTACTGTGCCTAGAAGAGTGTCTAGCAAATGAtggctcttctccccacacagccaaCCAGGGCACtccaggaaaaggaagagaatCTGAGACCCAACTATCAGTTATAACTACTTGATTCTCTGATATAGGGATGCTCTGACCTGCACCAGCGGCCTCTAATCCTCAAGGGATTACAGAGCACAGCACATCTCAGCCATTTCTCCTCACCATCTGACaagtccttccccactctgaaacaCATCCTGCACCTGCAGCTGTGGTGAGACTATAAtaggagatagctaggttgactCTATACCTATTGGAGGATTCCCCAGCAGGGGACTTATGAGTGTTTTGTGATCCCTTTGCACTGTCTGCATGGTGCAAAAGGAGTGGAACAGAGCAGAATATTTGCCTCAAACTATTGATTGTGGgctcttattttttaaataatgaattcGGCCTTCAGGCGGAAAAGGTTGGACACCACTGAACTGAGCACTGGGAGTGGAGTACAGGACTCCCCAAACCACCTCACCAGTGGTTTCCCTGCTGAGACTACAAACATAGTACCAATTTGATCCAATTGTGATAATGGAGTTTGTGGTATGAACATCTGTTGACCAACAAAGGGACCAAAGCTTCCAACTCATTTGATATAGGCCACCAAATGGCTATCAGAGACTCACAAATTTTGTTCATTATTgaccttaatttaatttaaatcagggACTGCAAAGTGAAATATCTTTATTCTTTTTGCAATAATACTAAAGCTAATCTGTTTGACATATGTAGAGCCTTAAAGTCTATACAAGAGCGAGGCATTGTTATTATCTTCTCCATGTAGACTAAGTGTTTCTTTATATTATATTTCAGACACCATTAATGAAGGAATTAGATGGTATATGATTTTAAAGAGCTTTTAAAAACTAATATACTGTAATAGATAACAGTTTTGGTTATCTTGTCTTTTTCTTTCAAGGGCTAAAGTTAAAAACCTTGAGAAGAATGAACAACAAAATCTGCCTCCAAATATTGATGACTGGACAAAAGAACAAGTAAAACAATGGGTAACTGAAGAACTTAAGATTGACCAGAAATATGGTGAAATCTTGTTTAGCCAAGATGTGACAGGTTCAAACTTGAAGCTGTTTACTACAGAACATCTTACAGCTATAGGCATAACGTATGGCCCAGCTCTTCAAATTTTGAATGCACTGAAATTTAACTTTCTAGTTGAAAGCACAGCTCAGACAGTTAGACAAGAAGGTAGAAAAAAGActtttgatgaaaaatatttaatggaGAAGAAAGATGGAGGGAGTGCAAAGCAAGACCAAAAGAATAAAGGAAAATCAAAGTCAGCAGATGCCAGTGAATCACAAGAACTTAGATTATCTGAATGCACAGAGTCTATGGAGTCTGTGCTCACAGATAGAACAGAAAACAAGTTAGGTGAAGCAAAAGATAAATCAAAGAAATTACTGGAAAATAATCAACATCCAACCAGACAAAACTGTTTGCCATATCCTTTTGATGAGTTTCATGATAGTCGTCGTTATATACAGCACTATATTCTTAATGTCCCTGAAACAGGGCCACTGAATCTCATTGAGCCAGCACATGAGTTCAAACTGTTCACAAACACAGAGAATGCAACAGAAGAGGATATTAAGCTTAAATTTAGCAATGAAACCTTTAGATTTGCTGCTGCATGTATGAATTCCCGCACCAATGGTACAATTCATTTTGGAGTAAGCAACAAGCCACATGGGGAAATTATAGGAGTGAAACTAAGCAGTAAAGATGAATTTATTGAcgattttaatgaaaaaattgaaAAGTACTTTGACCGAAgttttgtctgtgttgcaaaaGCCTGCATTAGGGAACCTAGATTTGTGGAAGTATTATTGCAAAATAACACTCCATCAAATACATTTGTCATTGAAGTAGATGTAGTTCCAAGCCACACTATATGTGAAACAAAATTTTTCCATATAAATCATTACAATTTTAAGACTAAAACTTGGGAACCATCTTTATTTATACGGGATGGACCCAGCTCTAAAAACATTCTTAATAATCCAAAAGAACTCCAGTCATTTAAGTCCAAGATTACATTTGCAGCAGATCGTCGAAAAGCAGCAGAGGAAGAACACAGAGAAAAACGAAAGAAGAAAGAGAATGAGGGTCGAAAGCTGATTAGCCTACTAACAGGTAGCAAGGACTTGCTGGATAATTCCTATTATGACCGGTATATATTAGTAACAAACAAGTGCCATCCATCTCAAACACAGCACTTAGACTTTTTGCAGGAAGTAAAATGGTTTGCTGTGCTGGAGTTTGATTCTCAGTCAGAAAAGATTGGGGTGGccaaaaaatacagagaaaaacGAGGTGCAAACCTTCATTTTCCAAATCAGTATCAAATGAAAGGCAAATCATTTTCTGAAATAATTGAAGATCTGAATCTCTATCACCAGCCCAGCTGGATTTTCTGCAATGGCAGATCAGACCTTAATGATGAAAAATATCAACCTTTAGATCCCAGTTTGTGGCAACAAAAGAGGGCTGCTGAAGTCAGGAAATTGATTTCATTTCTTTCACACCCAGAGGTACTGCAAAGAGGAAAGTTTCTAGTAGTGTTTCTTTTGCTCTCCGAAGTGGAAGATCCAGGGGATCCCCTTATTGAAACATTCTGCACATTTTACCAAGAACTGGAAGGGCTTAAAGACATGCTCTGCATTTGTATTGGTGCACAAACATTCCAACTATGGAAAGATCTTCTGCAAGCCAGATTCATTAGTCCAGAAGAACTTACTGAGAGATGTGTTGCTAATTTAAACCTTCCAACAGTGAACGGCACTATCCTTAAATTGAAATCTGTGACACAGTCTTCTCAGAGGCTTTTACCATGTAATGGTTCTTCTACAATTCTTCTAAAGAAGGAAGAAGACTTCATGACAGCATTGGAAATACTTTGTGAAAATGAATGCAAAGACACAGATATAGAGAAGGATAAAGTTCAGTTTTCTGAATTCAGAAAATCTCAAGAAGAGCATTTTTACCGGGGTGGCAAAGTTTCATGGTGGAATTTTTATTTCTCCTCTGAAAACTATTCTTCCCCCTTTATCAAAAGGGACAGTTATGAAAAACTTGAAGAGTTGATTCAATCTTCATCCCAGTCCTCTACACAAAAACCATCAAAAGTTATCAATCTTTATCACTCTCCAGGCTGTGGTGGAACAACCTTAGCTATGCATGTTCTCTGGGAGTTAAAGAAGAAATTCAGATGTGCcgttctgaaaaataaaactgttgATTTTGCAGAAATCGGAACACAGACGACAACTTTAATCACCTACGGCGCAACCAACCAAGAAGATTACTTGCCAGTATTACTTCTTGTAGATGATTTTGAA
Above is a window of Caretta caretta isolate rCarCar2 chromosome 2, rCarCar1.hap1, whole genome shotgun sequence DNA encoding:
- the LOC125631435 gene encoding sterile alpha motif domain-containing protein 9, with the translated sequence MGKKRAKVKNLEKNEQQNLPPNIDDWTKEQVKQWVTEELKIDQKYGEILFSQDVTGSNLKLFTTEHLTAIGITYGPALQILNALKFNFLVESTAQTVRQEGRKKTFDEKYLMEKKDGGSAKQDQKNKGKSKSADASESQELRLSECTESMESVLTDRTENKLGEAKDKSKKLLENNQHPTRQNCLPYPFDEFHDSRRYIQHYILNVPETGPLNLIEPAHEFKLFTNTENATEEDIKLKFSNETFRFAAACMNSRTNGTIHFGVSNKPHGEIIGVKLSSKDEFIDDFNEKIEKYFDRSFVCVAKACIREPRFVEVLLQNNTPSNTFVIEVDVVPSHTICETKFFHINHYNFKTKTWEPSLFIRDGPSSKNILNNPKELQSFKSKITFAADRRKAAEEEHREKRKKKENEGRKLISLLTGSKDLLDNSYYDRYILVTNKCHPSQTQHLDFLQEVKWFAVLEFDSQSEKIGVAKKYREKRGANLHFPNQYQMKGKSFSEIIEDLNLYHQPSWIFCNGRSDLNDEKYQPLDPSLWQQKRAAEVRKLISFLSHPEVLQRGKFLVVFLLLSEVEDPGDPLIETFCTFYQELEGLKDMLCICIGAQTFQLWKDLLQARFISPEELTERCVANLNLPTVNGTILKLKSVTQSSQRLLPCNGSSTILLKKEEDFMTALEILCENECKDTDIEKDKVQFSEFRKSQEEHFYRGGKVSWWNFYFSSENYSSPFIKRDSYEKLEELIQSSSQSSTQKPSKVINLYHSPGCGGTTLAMHVLWELKKKFRCAVLKNKTVDFAEIGTQTTTLITYGATNQEDYLPVLLLVDDFEEQENVYLLQHEIQSAIARKCISYENPLVIIINCMRSQNPVESSKSSQSDSINLKRELSFKEQRAFEKKLEEIKQQHQHPEDFYSFMIMKEQFNPEYIKNVVKNTLKGLDINSKQGQLISFLAILNSYVTESTISVSQCEDFLGIVDKHWGKESLEDKMGICSNILIQSKVQEYATYKGVRIIHPLIANCCLEEFNLTYRLTKSAITLQLLKQNLFYDSDMGKRKLLDDVQSMLLTRQRKEHGDDTDTLFSPLIEKIQTEEGSAEVESVLREGALQFSQNPFICQALARHYYIIDKNFASALEWAKKARKRAPNNSYISDTLGQVFKSQIKNWVDENGKRKVITAEDLKRLLELAKFASEAFKESQQQNESTDNVREALQLQKSKRRYDTYNTAGYLGEIETGLYTIDILGCTPLFNKKNPLSQEDMLQYLSGKHPIPPATTESEEYKFALDHYCCYLSNLRSSLKEAFDFFENYFVLLKTKNIEKESVEFKIRKKVRECFNKYAEIFCHLDPEISGDNPMSSKLSLPRQEDQCRRSLEASKADRFSGLLEYLNSHEKAESKMEDIVNKYTFLIEKCTHAPLLREKQNFILANIVLSCIKPKSRKIWALHELNAQLRKILQQVGLEHRFSEPYFLATLLFWPENQKQLDQDSRQMEKYVTSLKKSFRGQYKQMCRSKQPIAHFYLGNNRGLNRLVHKGKIDHFFSELQVHDLHSLWQKGCIWEEKVVQNLLLRLHGKVENDLVYVDYGIDEKISIPVRPAFLGRLRSGKSIERVSFYLGFSMDGPIAYDIKMI